The Pelagibacterium halotolerans B2 nucleotide sequence GCCGAGATCGTCGGGAAGCGCAGAACCGCGTGCGCAGCACTTCGGACTGCCATCTGGTCTCGTCGAGAAGCTCGTCAGCCGCCACTGACCGGCTGTATCACAACACATCGTTCGATCGCTGCAGCATGCCTTGCGCTATCGCTTTGGCCTGTCGCATGGGCTGGTTTGTGCGCTCGTGCAATGCGGTTACCGTCGCGCCGTCGATGAGAAGAACCAGTTGCAGGGCGAGCGCTTCCGTATCGCGATAACCCGCGGCGGCTAGACGTTTCTTGAGGAAGTCCGCCACGGCGCGCTTATGTTCTTTGGCGATAAGAAATACCGGGCTGGCGGGGTCGGCCATTTCGGCCATCGCATTGATGAAAGCGCAACCGCGATAATCCGACCAGTTCGACCGTTCGGCGAGCGCATCGAAGACGGCCAGCGGATCCCCGCCAAGGTCGTGGACGCGCGTTTCCAGCCACTCGCGGTACGCTCTGTCGTGGCCGCGCAGCATGGTGATGACCAGATCATCCTTGCTTGCAAAGTGCCGATAGAAAGAGGCGCGTCCAACGCCCGAGGCGGATAAAAGCCGCTCCAGACCCACGGCCCGAATGCCTTCCGCATAGAACAACCTCTCGGCACTTTCGATCAAACGTTCACGTGCGTGTGTAGGCATAAGCAGAGTCCTTGACAGAAACAGAACCGATCGGTACCGATTACGCAAACGGAACTGATCGGTTCCAACTTATGAGATGCAAAGCGGTCCGTCCAGCCTTGGAGCGAGCGGGTCAAGGAGTTGTCATGGACATACGAACCACATCAGAGAATCCGACAGGCGTTGACTCTCCCGGACTCGGGCGGGTCACTGTCCTGGCCTTGGGGGTATTCGCCGTGGGCACAGGCGAGTTCGTTCTGGCTGGCCTGCTGCCTCTACTGATGGATTCGTTCGCTATCTCTGCGGCGAAGGCGGGCCAGATCGTCACGGTTTTTGCCATGACTTGCGCGATTGCCGCGCCTTTGCTCACCACGCTTACGGCCTCCTGGCCGCGTCGAACGGTGCTCATCGTTGCCACCGTGATCTATCTGATCGGCTCTGCCGGCACTGCCTTGGCATCCACCTATGAAAAGGTACTGCTGGCGCAGATCATAGCTGCGGCCGGCGTGGGGCTGTTCATCCCCAATGCTTCAGTTACAGCAGCAGCACTTGTGCACCAGAAGTTCCAGGGCCGTGCCATCGCCATCGTCGTTACCGGCTTCACAGCGGCTGTGTCGCTCGGAGCGCCGTTCGGTACTGCGCTTGGAGGGTTTGCTGGTTGGCGTGCGACGATGTGGTTTACAGCCGCGCTCGCCCTTCCAGGACTTCTCGGCGTGCTCATTCTGGTACCGAAACACGTGTCGACAACGACGCCTGGAACGCTGGCGGAACGGCTGGCTCCGCTAGCGGACCGCCGTGTGCTGGCAGTGATGGCAACGACGCTACTCGGTTTCACAGCGGTCTTTATTCCCTATACCTATGTCGGCGTCATATTCGCTCCAGCAACGGCGGGGAGCAGCGTCGCACTCGCCGTTCTGATGTTCACGCTGGGCATCGTCGGCGCGATCGGAAACTTCGGCGCAGGCGTTCTCGCCGACAAAATCGGTGGCGCGCGGGTGGTTGCCATCGCTTTGATCTGGTTGGCTGTTAGCACTGTCATCCTGCCATGGACGACGACACAGTACGGCGCTGCCGTTGCGATGATCGCCTTCTATGCGCTGGCCGCTTTTGCCATTACTACACCGCAACAACATCGGCTGATGTCGCTTAGGCCCGATGCCGCCGCGGTATTGATCTCACTCAACCAGGCAGTTCTCTACCTCGCCATAGCCATGTCGGGCGTGGTGGGCGCTTTGGGAATACAGTGGGTCGGCGCGCAGTATGTCAGCCTGATTGCCGCAATCCTGGCTATCATTGCGCTTGCTGTTTCAAATCTGGCGACAGAGCAAACATAAGTGACGCATGGGCTTTGTGGCAGGTCTCATTAGAGGACGGTGTGGCCCCGGGATCGCGGACGAGTCGTACCCGAGTAATATTGGCGTATACCGTCAAGTTGTTCCTGAAGACTCCCTCTGGATTGTCGTATCCACACCGATCGCGCCTCTCTGGAGCGTACTGCAGAGTAAAAGCGCACCAGTTACTTCCGTGGTGTGCTCATGAATAATGATTGGCGTTCCAGCTTCGTTGTACGGACACAAGGCGCGGGTGCGGTACCTGCACTGCGATGCCTGTGATCGGGAAAGTGTGGATTTGATCGATGCGCGCGGACCAAGAGGTGGGGCTCTCCATCATCCATTCAGCGCGTGGGAATGACTGCGATAGGAGTGGATCACAGGTGGCGATAGAGACTGAACAGCTCCGCTACGTAATCGCTGCGGCGGATAATGGGAGTTTCCGGCAAGCCGCAAAGTCACTTGGTTTGCGGCAGTCCAGCATCAGCCGTGCAATCCAGCAATTAGAAGATAAACTGGGAGTTTCCCTGTTCGAACGGCAGGCCACGGGCTCTCGTTTAACCGACGCCGGAAGGCGTTTTCTGAGCGAGGCTCGGCCAGCGCTTGAGCAACTTGAGCTGGCACATAAGGCAGCCGGTGCCGCAGGCCGCGCTGAGATCGGGGTGGTGCGCGTCGGAATACTTACCTCGCTCGCGGGAGGCTTCTTACGCGAACTGGTTCGCAGCTACGCCATACAGAATCCCGAAATCACAATCGACATCCGAGATGGTGGCCGTGACGAACATGTCGGCGCGATCAGAAGGCGGAAACTGGACGTCGCCTTCGTGATAGGAGATTGTCGCGTTGCGGACTGCGAGATATCGCCACTCTGGGAGGAGCGCGTCCATGTCGCGCTTTCCAAGGGCCACACTTTAGCTGGCAATCAGCAACTCGATTGGCCGGATTTGCGGGGCGAGTGTTTCATCGTTAGCCGGTTTGCGCCCGGACCTGAGGTACATGACTACATTATCCGTCGGACGGCCGATTACAGCACCAATACCGAAATTCTCTACAAGGCCGTGGCGCAGGAGACATTGATGAATCTCGTCGGCCTCGGGCAAGGGATCACCTTGGTGTCGGCAGCTTGGGCGGGCATAAAGCTTCCCGAGCTGGTGCTGCGTCCGTTGATCGATCCCGCCGACATGGTTCGGTTTAGCGCCGTCTGGTCCCCTAGGAACGACAATCCCGCATTGCGCCGTTTCATCAGCGTCGCCCACACTCTGGCCGGTCGCGTTCGGCATGGCACCTCCGATTGGTCGCCTGAAGCGCTGGGCGTCGCATCTATTAAGGGCGGGACTTTCGTAAACGGACAAAGGCTCGGTCCGTCGCCATGAAGCGCTGGAGCATCGGCGTGATCAGCTTCGTGGGCTCGGGCGCTGCCTGTCCGGACTCGCGCGCCATGATCTCGGCATAGGCGACCAAATCCCTATGTACATCCGCGGGCAGTTCCAGGGTCACCTTAACGGGTTTGTCGTCAGGGATTGCTCCGAGTTTCAGCTTGGTCATGGGTCAACTCCGATAGGGTTCGAGAATGAGATCGCGCGTAACCATGACGCGCACCGGGAAGCCGGGGCGCACGGTCAGGGTCGGCGGGATTGAAATCTGACGGCGGACAATTTCGTCGCCGGCGCGGCCGACCGTATCCTGTGTCCCCTCACGAATGGCGCGGGCGATGTCGTCATCATCATCGGCGCCAAGCTCCACGCCAATATTCAGGATGGTGGCGAGCCCTGCCGCCATGAACAGACGCCCCCAATGATGATCGACGCCATCTTCGAGCCCGGCGTAACCAGCTTCGTCGGCGCCCGGCTGACGTTCAAGGGTGATGGAGCGGCCGTTGGGCAGGATCAGCCGGGTCCAGGCAAGAAGCACCCGACTCTGCCCGAAGGCGACGCGGCTGTCATATTCGCCGATGAGACGCGACCCTTGCGGGATCAACAGGAAACGTCCGGTCGGGCTGTCATAGACATGGGATGTCACCTGGGCGGTGATCTGGCCGGGAAGATCCGAACGAAGGCCGGTCACAAGCGCCGCCGGAATAACCGCGCCGGCCTGGACGACATAAGGGCTCGGCGGATCGGTAAGCCGGTCGGTGCTTGTCGTGCGGCGATCGACAGGTTCGTCGAGAAAGGCCTCGCGCCGTTCCGTCGCGTCCGGCGCGGCGGAAGCCGCATTGGCGGGAAAGAATGACTCGGCGGTGGGCGGAGCGGCAGCCACTTGCGTGGTTGGCGGTGGTTCCCGAACGGTGGTGTTGGCATCGGCGAAGAGTTGGCTGAGACGAGCCGCTTCCATTTCCTGGGCGCGGCGCTGTTCCTCGGGATCGGCGGCCGGGGTGGTGACAACTGGCGCGGGGACCGACTCGCCGCGCTGCCGGGCCGACAGGATCGGCCGTCCGAGTTCGCCAGGCAGAGGCGGCCCGAGCTGTGGCACATCCGTGTAATCCGCCGGCAGGCGCGATAGGCCCTCGGCTTCCTGAATGCGTTCCGTGGAATAGAGCTCTTGCGGACCATCGACAGGTTCGCGGTCCTGCAGGGCAACGATCAGAATGGCCCCGAGCCCAAGACCGCCTGCCGTTCCGAGAACCATGAGTGTCCGGCGTGAGAGCCGCATCACACGCGGCGGATCGGCGCGCAGTCTCAGTGACGCAGCGATGTCCTCCCCGTCTTCGATCTCCGGACCTTTCTCAATATTCTCGCTCATTCGCGGCCTCCACCGGGGGAATGGCGTGCGGCTACGGCTTGCCGCACCCCATCGGTGCGGACGATCCGTACGCGCTTCTGTTCGTCGCCGAGGCGTAGCTCGGCGGCCGCGAAGAGCCGGTCGACGATCATGTAGTTGCGGCGGATGCGGTAGTTGACGAGCTGGCCTTCGCCTTCGGGCCCAATGACAAAAAGCGGCGGCATCTCGCCTTGGCCGATCCCGCGCGGGAACTCGATGAAGACCTGCCGCCCGTCATCGAAGGCGCGCCGCGGCCGCCAGGGCGCGCGGTCGCCTTCGATCCGGTAGCGGAATCGCAGAGAGTCGAGCGCGACGTCGCGTTCGATCGGCAGAGCAGCCTCAGCCTCGGCATTACGTCGCCTGAGGGCGATCAGCGCGTCCTCGGCATAGGTCCAGGAGACCGACGCCATATAGGCGGACGGATTCGCCCTCAGTTCGAGATGATAGGTGCGCCGGTCGGTATTGATGACGAGATTGGTCTGAAGGTCGGGTCGTGTCGGTTTGACGAGGATATGGATGCGCTGGGAATCGCCCGAACCGCTCTGCGTATCGCCGATAATCCAGCGCGCCGTGTCGCCGGCGGCGATCGGACCGGAGCCGGTCAGCTTCTCGCCGGGTTGCAGGGCGATGTCGGTGATCTGGCCTGGCGAGGTATAGACCTGATAAAGCGCCCCCTCACTGTACGGATAGAGCTGGACGGCATTGATGAAACCGTCGCGCACCGGCTCCATGCGGGCGGCGGCGTTCGCCTCGGTCACGCGTTCGGTAGGATCGGTGGGTTCGGGCTCTCCCTCTTCGCCGTCAACCGGCTTGAGCTGTCCTGGAAGGGGCAGCGGTTCGGTTCGCTCGACGATCCGCACCGGGCGTTCTGGTTCCGGGAGAAGCGTCGCTTCGATGGCGGGTTCGTCATAGGCGATTTCGGGCGGCTTGAAGGTCGCGCATGCCGACAAGGTGGTGGCGGCCAAAAGGAGGGCGATGGAGGCTTTGCGAGGCGGACGTGTTCTTGTCATTGGGCAGTCTCCCGGGACCAGTTGATGGCGTTGACGAAAATGCCGAGCGGGTTCTTGCGCAGGCGCTCGGCGTCGCGCGGCTGTTGCAGGACGATGGTGAGAATGGCGGTCCAGCGCTCGGTCGCGGCGAGTTGCCCGTTCGTGTAACGGCGCTCGATCCAGGCGACGCGGAAACTGCTTTCCGAAGCGCGGATGACGCTGGAGACCTCAACCGAGATCTGCGTTTCGCCGATCACGGCGAAGGGGTCGTTCACGCGGGCATAGTCGTTGAGGGCGACCGCCCCTCTGTCGGTGGTGAAGTCATAGGCGCGCAGCCAGTTCTGGCGCAGCACGATCGGGTCGGCGGGAATCTGACGCACATTCTCGATGAAGCGCGACAGATGATAGGCGATCTGCGGGTCTGTCGGGCGGTAGTCCGCGGACGCGGGCGCCACGGCTTGCGCCGCGCCGAGCCGATCCACTTCGACGACATAGGG carries:
- a CDS encoding TetR/AcrR family transcriptional regulator — its product is MPTHARERLIESAERLFYAEGIRAVGLERLLSASGVGRASFYRHFASKDDLVITMLRGHDRAYREWLETRVHDLGGDPLAVFDALAERSNWSDYRGCAFINAMAEMADPASPVFLIAKEHKRAVADFLKKRLAAAGYRDTEALALQLVLLIDGATVTALHERTNQPMRQAKAIAQGMLQRSNDVL
- a CDS encoding MFS transporter; this encodes MDIRTTSENPTGVDSPGLGRVTVLALGVFAVGTGEFVLAGLLPLLMDSFAISAAKAGQIVTVFAMTCAIAAPLLTTLTASWPRRTVLIVATVIYLIGSAGTALASTYEKVLLAQIIAAAGVGLFIPNASVTAAALVHQKFQGRAIAIVVTGFTAAVSLGAPFGTALGGFAGWRATMWFTAALALPGLLGVLILVPKHVSTTTPGTLAERLAPLADRRVLAVMATTLLGFTAVFIPYTYVGVIFAPATAGSSVALAVLMFTLGIVGAIGNFGAGVLADKIGGARVVAIALIWLAVSTVILPWTTTQYGAAVAMIAFYALAAFAITTPQQHRLMSLRPDAAAVLISLNQAVLYLAIAMSGVVGALGIQWVGAQYVSLIAAILAIIALAVSNLATEQT
- a CDS encoding LysR family transcriptional regulator; amino-acid sequence: MAIETEQLRYVIAAADNGSFRQAAKSLGLRQSSISRAIQQLEDKLGVSLFERQATGSRLTDAGRRFLSEARPALEQLELAHKAAGAAGRAEIGVVRVGILTSLAGGFLRELVRSYAIQNPEITIDIRDGGRDEHVGAIRRRKLDVAFVIGDCRVADCEISPLWEERVHVALSKGHTLAGNQQLDWPDLRGECFIVSRFAPGPEVHDYIIRRTADYSTNTEILYKAVAQETLMNLVGLGQGITLVSAAWAGIKLPELVLRPLIDPADMVRFSAVWSPRNDNPALRRFISVAHTLAGRVRHGTSDWSPEALGVASIKGGTFVNGQRLGPSP
- a CDS encoding DUF2274 domain-containing protein; the encoded protein is MTKLKLGAIPDDKPVKVTLELPADVHRDLVAYAEIMARESGQAAPEPTKLITPMLQRFMATDRAFVRLRKSRP
- a CDS encoding TrbI/VirB10 family protein; amino-acid sequence: MSENIEKGPEIEDGEDIAASLRLRADPPRVMRLSRRTLMVLGTAGGLGLGAILIVALQDREPVDGPQELYSTERIQEAEGLSRLPADYTDVPQLGPPLPGELGRPILSARQRGESVPAPVVTTPAADPEEQRRAQEMEAARLSQLFADANTTVREPPPTTQVAAAPPTAESFFPANAASAAPDATERREAFLDEPVDRRTTSTDRLTDPPSPYVVQAGAVIPAALVTGLRSDLPGQITAQVTSHVYDSPTGRFLLIPQGSRLIGEYDSRVAFGQSRVLLAWTRLILPNGRSITLERQPGADEAGYAGLEDGVDHHWGRLFMAAGLATILNIGVELGADDDDDIARAIREGTQDTVGRAGDEIVRRQISIPPTLTVRPGFPVRVMVTRDLILEPYRS
- the trbG gene encoding P-type conjugative transfer protein TrbG codes for the protein MTRTRPPRKASIALLLAATTLSACATFKPPEIAYDEPAIEATLLPEPERPVRIVERTEPLPLPGQLKPVDGEEGEPEPTDPTERVTEANAAARMEPVRDGFINAVQLYPYSEGALYQVYTSPGQITDIALQPGEKLTGSGPIAAGDTARWIIGDTQSGSGDSQRIHILVKPTRPDLQTNLVINTDRRTYHLELRANPSAYMASVSWTYAEDALIALRRRNAEAEAALPIERDVALDSLRFRYRIEGDRAPWRPRRAFDDGRQVFIEFPRGIGQGEMPPLFVIGPEGEGQLVNYRIRRNYMIVDRLFAAAELRLGDEQKRVRIVRTDGVRQAVAARHSPGGGRE
- the trbF gene encoding conjugal transfer protein TrbF yields the protein MFRRPSVRYSKTPEPVTPYQKAAQAWDERIGSARVQARNWRLMAFGSLLLSAGLSAALAWQSTQGTITPYVVEVDRLGAAQAVAPASADYRPTDPQIAYHLSRFIENVRQIPADPIVLRQNWLRAYDFTTDRGAVALNDYARVNDPFAVIGETQISVEVSSVIRASESSFRVAWIERRYTNGQLAATERWTAILTIVLQQPRDAERLRKNPLGIFVNAINWSRETAQ